In the genome of Deltaproteobacteria bacterium, the window TTCCGATTTTACCGGATCTGCTGCGTTGCCTGCCTGTGCGGTGCCTGTCTGCCGTCCCAACGGGACAGGCAGGCACGCAGACAGGCGCTTCGGATTCCGTCATTGCGGCGTACTGATATGTACGTCTCATTCCTGAATCCTCGCGCGCCTTGCATCTCCAGAAAACTCGGCAAATCGCTCAATTTAGGTTCCAATATCATTATCCTTCAAATTCCTCCTTACCAATACCTGGCAAGCAGAATAGGAACAATAACTTCTTCTTCCATTTACAAATTCAACCGCGTACCACTTCGGCCCCTGTTAAGACAGGTGAAAAGATCATAAATTTTCGCCGATAACTATCCATCTGCATGATTCCCACGATCTTTTCCTTGAGATCCCCTGGGTCTCCGGCACGAAAAACAAGGCGCAGCCTGTCCTCAGGGCTCAGGACCTGATTGAAGGCCGGCGTACAGACAAGGGTGGGGACTTCGATACTCATGGCCTCGAGCACAGCCTTCCCCGCCCCTCCCCTTGACAGCATGTTCACGAACACATCGAATCCGGAAACGATCGCAGGGACTTCTTCCCGTTTAAGGGGGCCTGGGAATCGGACAAAAGACTGCAACCCGTAAGTTTTGCACAGATCATCGAGTTCCTGTCTATACTTCCTGTCATCCTCCGTCTGGACGTTCCCGTAAAGCATGACCTTGAAATCACGGCAACCTTCCATGATCATCAGGTGGACGGCTTTGATAAGGGTTTCGTAACCCTTGATCCTGGAGATCCGCCCGACAGATCCGATCACAAACACTTCGTTTGGGGCCCTGGGCCT includes:
- a CDS encoding glycosyltransferase family 4 protein, with protein sequence MNLLVFNIRTDADHPTQGVTTGWLNALGERFEHISVITMHKGRLALRKNIEVYSVGGERGVSRAMKVLNFYRLLRQTLKKRHFDGCFTHMAVLFTLLGGPILALKGIPRITWYAHSVINPVMFGAFMLSDAVVTASPDSFRIKAGKVKVTGHGIDTALYSRRPRAPNEVFVIGSVGRISRIKGYETLIKAVHLMIMEGCRDFKVMLYGNVQTEDDRKYRQELDDLCKTYGLQSFVRFPGPLKREEVPAIVSGFDVFVNMLSRGGAGKAVLEAMSIEVPTLVCTPAFNQVLSPEDRLRLVFRAGDPGDLKEKIVGIMQMDSYRRKFMIFSPVLTGAEVVRG